A single genomic interval of Flavihumibacter rivuli harbors:
- a CDS encoding TolC family protein, giving the protein MKKLAITTKKIIRITALSLLLSGGLYAQSDTSTGLSLQQCVDIAFKNNLELKQTEIQAATTQVSYKQSKDNLLPSFNGFVEHGLNQGRSIDPFSNSYLNQNINYANWGLNGGIVLFSGLANQNNIRQQRFAYQAGEMDVQQQKDNLTLQIIVAYLQVLSAEDQLVQIGKQVELSRKQVERLTILNEEGTITPSQLYDLKGQLANDEVSLVNTRNQLEAAKLQLSQLMNQPYDSSLKLQRITAEEFLSKYEGDPKSIYQTALDQLALVKAATLRKESAEFGVKTRKSALWPTLSLNGGLFTNYSSAASTQNLVSSSDVATNDYVMINGSKSPVFTTENIYEQQKIAYGNQFRNNYSTNVNLTLRVPILNAMQNRNLVTRAKLDLKNATYVEQTVKTRLQQAVEQAWVNMTATYNRYNALLKQVDAFQESFRVTETRFNEGVLNSVDYLVARTNLDRANISLIIARYEYVFRTRILDYYQGKPLW; this is encoded by the coding sequence ATGAAAAAGCTAGCAATAACTACAAAGAAGATTATCAGGATAACGGCCTTATCCCTCCTGTTATCGGGAGGCTTGTATGCGCAAAGCGATACAAGTACCGGACTGAGTTTACAGCAATGTGTGGACATAGCATTCAAGAATAACCTTGAACTCAAGCAAACGGAGATCCAGGCCGCCACTACCCAGGTCAGTTACAAGCAAAGCAAGGATAACCTCCTGCCCAGCTTCAATGGTTTCGTGGAACATGGCCTGAACCAGGGCCGCAGTATCGACCCCTTTTCCAATAGCTACCTGAACCAGAACATCAACTACGCCAACTGGGGCCTGAATGGCGGAATAGTACTCTTCAGCGGCCTGGCCAACCAGAATAACATCAGGCAGCAACGCTTTGCCTACCAGGCGGGGGAAATGGATGTGCAACAGCAAAAGGATAACCTGACCCTCCAGATCATCGTGGCCTACCTGCAAGTGCTCAGTGCCGAAGACCAACTAGTGCAGATCGGCAAACAGGTAGAGCTGAGCCGCAAACAGGTAGAAAGGTTAACGATCCTGAATGAAGAGGGCACCATCACCCCCAGCCAGTTGTACGACCTCAAAGGCCAGCTGGCCAATGATGAGGTGAGCCTGGTCAATACCAGGAACCAATTGGAAGCAGCCAAGCTGCAACTGTCGCAGTTGATGAACCAGCCTTATGACAGTAGCCTCAAACTACAGCGCATTACTGCTGAAGAATTCCTGAGCAAATACGAAGGTGACCCCAAAAGCATCTACCAGACAGCCCTTGACCAACTGGCCCTGGTTAAGGCAGCCACCCTCCGGAAAGAAAGCGCTGAATTTGGGGTGAAGACCCGGAAATCAGCTTTGTGGCCTACCCTTTCCCTGAATGGAGGGTTGTTCACCAATTATTCCAGTGCAGCCTCCACACAGAACCTCGTAAGCTCATCAGACGTGGCCACCAACGACTACGTCATGATCAATGGCAGCAAATCACCGGTATTCACCACCGAAAACATTTACGAACAGCAAAAGATCGCCTATGGCAACCAGTTCCGTAATAACTACTCCACCAATGTAAACCTTACCCTTAGGGTCCCCATCCTCAATGCCATGCAGAACCGCAACCTGGTCACCAGGGCAAAACTTGACCTGAAGAACGCAACCTATGTGGAGCAAACGGTCAAGACCCGTTTGCAGCAGGCAGTAGAACAGGCCTGGGTGAATATGACGGCAACCTATAACCGCTATAATGCGTTATTGAAACAGGTGGATGCCTTCCAGGAATCCTTCAGGGTAACCGAAACCCGTTTCAATGAAGGGGTACTGAACTCCGTTGATTACCTGGTAGCCAGGACCAATCTCGACCGGGCCAATATCAGCCTGATCATTGCCCGCTATGAATATGTTTTCAGGACCAGGATACTGGATTACTACCAGGGGAAACCGTTATGGTAG
- a CDS encoding ABC transporter ATP-binding protein, producing MIQLSNIYKWVNTGSNKVFLLKDINLGVNEGEFISIMGPSGSGKSTLLNVIGMLDEFNEGQYAFLGNPVHELKEKQRSALYKQNIGFVFQAYHLIDELTVYENIETPLLYQNIKQDERKAMVADILDRFQIVGKKDLFPSQLSGGQQQLVGIARALIAKPKLILADEPTGNLNSKQGEEIMDLFKQLNQEDGVTIIQVTHSEKNAAYGNRIIHLLDGRIEKTQ from the coding sequence ATGATACAATTAAGCAATATTTACAAGTGGGTGAATACCGGCAGTAACAAGGTTTTCCTGCTCAAGGATATCAACCTTGGTGTGAACGAAGGGGAATTCATTTCCATCATGGGCCCATCCGGTTCAGGAAAATCAACCCTCCTCAATGTGATTGGCATGCTGGATGAATTCAATGAAGGGCAGTATGCATTTTTAGGCAATCCCGTTCATGAATTGAAAGAGAAACAACGCTCAGCCTTGTATAAGCAGAACATTGGTTTTGTTTTCCAGGCCTATCATCTCATTGACGAATTGACGGTATACGAAAACATCGAGACGCCACTGCTTTACCAGAACATCAAACAGGATGAACGCAAGGCCATGGTTGCCGATATCCTTGACCGCTTCCAGATCGTGGGCAAGAAGGACCTCTTCCCCAGCCAGCTTTCCGGTGGGCAGCAGCAACTGGTAGGCATTGCCAGGGCCCTGATCGCCAAACCCAAGCTCATACTGGCCGATGAACCCACGGGTAACCTCAATTCCAAACAAGGTGAGGAGATCATGGACCTGTTCAAACAACTCAACCAGGAAGACGGGGTAACGATCATCCAGGTCACCCATTCCGAAAAAAATGCCGCTTATGGCAACCGCATCATTCACTTACTCGATGGAAGGATCGAAAAGACCCAATAA
- a CDS encoding ABC transporter permease: MFSNYLVIALRNLKRNKWFSLINIVGLSLGLATCMLIYLYTLDETSYDQFHAGKANIYRITSTITSPDGRVNSSGITGQVHGPAFAAKIPEIKTYIRFQEQGSTIRHNGEIIDQSVCYVEKDFLKVFSFPLEIGDPAKALTDPQSVVLTRSMAKRFFGKQDPIGKTIELRFEEEFIPFQVTAVAEDYPQNSTIKFDLLLPIQYLVKRYPDDQWINFFMNTFVVLQPGADVQKTVQKMMAVFEADAANQLSEARKKYDFREKIEFGLQPLTDIHLSKEFKAANGLRDASDPIYSYILVAIASLILLIACINFINLTVGRSLKRAREIGIRKTVGGQQQQLIWQFLGESFLICLFAFLLAILLANIALPFFNQMAGKQLAFSYLWSWKLVAGYVFLLLATALLAGYYPALVLSRFNPVDTLYSRKPFTSKNYLGKLMVTFQFALATFLIIAVMAIYTQFNYLTRFDLGYSDKGIARMYTPNIDVNKLTLFKSELLKNPAIEDVSADQGGDWFTMARINNDVSIDFNFKYIDENYFDFLKIPVVKGRSFSRQMGQDTAASVIVNESFVKKAGWKQPLGEEVDFFYNKKKYAVIGVIRDYHYASLNEPIQPQLFIFDPSYRYGNVYVKLKEGKRANAESHVSQIFKNLFPANPFALSYLDQENLQAYEKEARWKQIISASAVMTILISCIGLLGLSTIAAQQRTKEIGIRKVLGASVPGLIGNLSKDFLKLVAIAAIVAIPLAWLAIHQWLEQYPYRTPISWWMFSLSAALVVIIALITTGIQAYQAALSNPVDSLKSE, encoded by the coding sequence ATGTTCAGCAACTACCTCGTCATAGCTTTACGCAATTTGAAGCGGAACAAGTGGTTCTCTCTGATCAACATAGTGGGCCTTAGCCTGGGTCTTGCCACCTGCATGCTGATCTACCTGTACACACTGGATGAAACCAGCTATGACCAGTTCCATGCCGGAAAGGCCAATATTTACCGCATCACATCAACAATCACCAGTCCTGATGGACGCGTCAATTCCTCCGGCATTACAGGCCAGGTACACGGTCCTGCCTTCGCAGCAAAGATCCCTGAGATCAAAACCTATATCCGGTTCCAGGAACAGGGAAGCACCATCAGGCATAATGGGGAAATCATTGACCAATCGGTTTGTTATGTAGAAAAGGATTTCCTGAAGGTCTTCAGTTTCCCCCTTGAAATTGGCGACCCTGCGAAAGCATTGACAGATCCACAATCAGTGGTACTGACCCGATCCATGGCCAAGCGGTTCTTTGGCAAGCAAGACCCGATTGGTAAAACGATCGAGCTGAGGTTTGAAGAAGAGTTCATTCCCTTCCAGGTTACGGCAGTAGCGGAAGACTATCCACAGAATTCCACTATCAAATTCGACCTGTTGCTGCCCATACAATACCTCGTTAAGCGCTATCCCGATGACCAATGGATCAATTTCTTCATGAATACCTTCGTGGTATTGCAACCGGGAGCCGATGTACAGAAGACCGTCCAGAAAATGATGGCAGTCTTCGAGGCAGATGCGGCCAATCAACTGAGTGAGGCAAGGAAGAAATATGATTTCAGGGAAAAAATAGAGTTCGGGCTGCAGCCCCTGACCGATATCCACCTGAGCAAGGAATTCAAGGCTGCCAATGGCCTCAGGGATGCCAGCGATCCCATCTACTCCTATATCCTGGTGGCCATAGCTTCTTTGATCCTGTTGATCGCCTGCATCAATTTCATCAACCTCACTGTTGGAAGATCGCTTAAGCGTGCGCGTGAGATCGGTATCCGCAAAACAGTAGGTGGCCAGCAACAGCAACTGATCTGGCAGTTCCTTGGGGAATCCTTCCTGATCTGCCTCTTCGCCTTCTTACTGGCCATTTTGCTAGCCAATATTGCCCTTCCCTTTTTTAACCAGATGGCCGGCAAACAGCTGGCATTCTCTTACCTCTGGAGCTGGAAACTGGTGGCAGGTTATGTATTTCTTTTGCTGGCTACTGCCCTGCTGGCAGGCTATTACCCGGCACTGGTATTATCACGGTTCAACCCCGTTGATACCCTTTATAGTCGCAAACCATTTACCAGTAAGAATTACCTGGGAAAACTGATGGTGACCTTCCAATTTGCCCTGGCAACCTTCCTGATCATTGCAGTAATGGCCATCTATACCCAGTTCAATTACCTGACCCGCTTTGACCTTGGGTACAGTGACAAGGGTATTGCCCGGATGTACACCCCTAATATTGATGTCAACAAGCTCACCCTATTTAAATCTGAGTTACTGAAGAACCCTGCCATTGAGGATGTAAGTGCGGACCAGGGTGGTGATTGGTTTACAATGGCCAGGATCAATAATGACGTATCCATTGATTTCAATTTCAAATACATTGATGAGAACTACTTTGACTTCCTGAAGATACCTGTCGTTAAAGGAAGAAGTTTTTCCCGCCAGATGGGCCAGGATACCGCTGCATCCGTAATCGTGAATGAGAGCTTTGTGAAAAAGGCAGGCTGGAAGCAACCTTTGGGAGAAGAAGTGGACTTCTTCTACAATAAAAAGAAGTATGCAGTGATCGGTGTGATCCGTGACTACCATTATGCCTCTTTGAATGAACCGATCCAACCCCAGTTATTCATCTTCGACCCCTCCTATCGTTACGGCAATGTTTACGTGAAGCTGAAGGAAGGCAAGAGGGCCAATGCAGAAAGCCATGTTTCCCAAATCTTTAAAAACCTATTCCCGGCCAATCCTTTTGCCTTAAGCTACCTGGACCAGGAGAACCTGCAGGCTTATGAAAAGGAGGCCAGGTGGAAACAGATCATCAGTGCGAGTGCGGTAATGACCATCCTGATCTCCTGTATCGGGCTATTGGGACTGTCCACCATAGCAGCCCAGCAAAGGACCAAGGAGATCGGCATCAGGAAGGTCCTGGGTGCAAGTGTACCCGGCCTGATCGGCAACCTATCAAAGGATTTCCTGAAACTGGTGGCCATCGCAGCCATAGTGGCCATTCCATTGGCCTGGCTGGCGATCCATCAATGGCTGGAACAATACCCCTACAGGACACCTATCAGCTGGTGGATGTTCAGCCTGTCCGCAGCACTGGTAGTAATAATAGCCTTAATCACAACCGGCATCCAGGCTTACCAGGCAGCTTTATCCAATCCAGTGGATAGTTTAAAATCAGAATAA